Genomic DNA from Nicotiana tabacum cultivar K326 chromosome 21, ASM71507v2, whole genome shotgun sequence:
ggtatgagggtggcatttcactgtggttatgtGTGTTGGAATATTGTGTGGGCATagtgataagggtgactattataCGGAGCGattaagggtggctattgatattgtcagggcggagggataaggaaggctattataggagtgataagtgtggctataggagagataagggtggctattgtcagggatgatatgtgatgatgtggagttattgtgttggtaatttttatgtgatgatgtagggttattgcgttggtaattttcatgtgttgttgtgattttccttgtgtttatttttatatcttgtgtaacttgtcttgttgttttggtaaacttgataatagtctgatctatatCGAAATTGGGagtctgtggctattgccaggaggattatgttatatgggatcgggttgcacgccgccacaggtatgattaatgttatatgggatcgggttgcacgcctcaatagatatgaaatgtgggcacgaggtgccggaaaaaatatgatgatgatattggcacgtgaattttCCATGCGATTGTGACACAGATATTGGCATGAGGTGCCGTgtaaatatgaaagtgggttgaaacccgtattatatgattatgagatgaggtgtcacaaggtgaattttatttgaaaggattatattcaaaattatattcgaaagacatttatttgaaagatattatttgaaagaattatattcgaaagatatttatttgaaagaattatatttgaaggatatttaattgaaagaaatatgttcgaaatatatttattggaaaggattatattctagagatttctattgaaaaacttatagatgaaagatgtatattttgaaggacttgattattggttgtacttgtgttcattacctgtttgagtaatatttatggaGTTCTTGTTGCCTTACTgtttacatcactagttgattattgttgctattactgctatttatttttttattattttttatactatattgcacaggttattagactaatgaatatcttgactgtacctcgggACTagtccaccgaggttagtcttgatacttactgggtactgactgtggtgtactcatactacacttatgcacatttttgtgcagagccgggtatttgagatatcggactcggacagagttagagtaggatcgcaaggattcaaggtagagctgcttggccgcCGCAGTCCctttggagtctttctattttattgtactgttaatcattattcaaacagtattgagtattcgatccttgagataatttcatgtattcagttagagttcgtgactcagtattaccagtcttgggaggttgtttgtaattattttcgctgttggTTTTGATTATCTATTGAAAAGTTTTTttgcttgaattgtaattataattgGGTTATTTAGTCTTAGAgattaagtgccatcacgacgcctgtggtgagattatgggtcgtgacattaccaaTTATTAAAATTCCTACGTGGCCTGACATTTGGGTGAGGTGGACGCCACGTAACATACGACTTCACCATTCTAACTCTCTAAGCGTGACTAAATCCGAATTCGCACCGGGAAGTCCCGCATTGGGGGGGTAAAGCGCAGGGACTCGAACCCAAGACATGTGGTTAAGGATGAAAGAGTACTTACCACTCCACCACAATCTGTGTTGGTTGGAATAGGAGTTATAGCCAATTACAAGCTTCTTTTACACCGTTAGAATACAGCAGTTGAAGTCATTTCCTAAAAAAGATAACATATCTTAAGAAAATGGAAGTGCATGTCCAATATAAACCAAAAACATTGTTACATACTAAAAGACAGTGTAACAAATGGAATTACATTATTAAATTCAGGAAATCTTAAGCATATTGATATTACATTTAACACTGTTCAATACATAAATGCAAAAATAGCACAAACCACAAAAGCAAGTTAAGACAAGTAGGAAAAAATCATGCAGGCCACATTAAGACGGCAACAAAAAAACATCACATATATTGCCGGCTATTTAATTTCTTAACTTGACAGCACAACATGTTCATTAATTCCCTCTTAAAAATTATCATCATCTttaactaattaaataattaggAAAATCAATAAACTAACAAAATCTTAGATTTTAATTAGACATATGTCCTTTATAAGCCCTCTTCATTGGAAGACTGAGTCATTCCATTGACAGAGTCATTGCTTTCAAATATAACTTTTAATGGCGAAGTTATCACAGCAAAATCAGAGGAACAGTTCAAACAACATTAGTAATAATGCAAATACTAATATTACTACTACAAATGGTTCAGTTCTTAAGGTGAAAAGAACTAGAAAAACTGTTCCTAGAGATTCTCCTCCTCAACGTAGCTCCATTTATCGTGGAGTCACCAggtttattttcttgaattttctcatgcatatgtgtattgtattttcatgtaaatttgttgattttgggtgtgtttggtacggcggaaaatatttttttgagatATGTTCTCTAGAAGATGATTTATTTTCTAATGTCCGATTGTCAAAACATTACTTTTCACGTAAATTATTTATCAccaaaaagaggaaaatgaatttttcatttttagacGGAAGATATTTTCTTTCACAATTATCACAAATCTTAACTTTATATTATTGTTTTAATCAATACTAGTATTAGTATCTATGTGATGCGCGGACACAAATATCAAATTATGATTTgagttatttggattatatgCAATTTACCTTAAAATTTAAACCCTCCGGATAAAAATTACATATAATCATTAGATATCAATTAAGAAGCATGACATGAAACTCTTTCTCATCTCTCGTACTAGATAATATATTTCTTTTTTATATCTTTAACAACCTTGATCTTAGTGCTTGCATTTATTCCGTGATCGATATTAAAGAGTACTACACATATCACGTTGTAATAtgtcttgtttgagcatattattttaacaaattcGTACTACCACTTTATGTTTTACTTCAAAGTCGAATAAGTCTTATCCTTCTACATTTTCACCACAAAAAAATCTCTCTTTAATCTTTGCTTATAGTTATTGCATTATTCATTACCTAATATTGTTATATTGTTATGTGATCTTTTATTAGCTTATCAATTGACTTAATATCTTGCTTATTACCATTttgataataatatataaatataaattttttattcctaaaatttaatgtatttttataCTTTTATATTCTTACTCGGAACTCTTTCGTCATTAAAATCTATCAATAATATTTtacatttaattatttaatatacttatccttaaattaattcaaagtataaatattctcacactatctttattttcctctttatatttttttgcccctattataaaattttaattagttttttatattaatattttatcaaTAATCGAAATATGGGGtatcacattttattttaagtcataactttgaattagtctaaaatattgaATACATAAGCTTTTTAATTAGAAAATTTTAAatctgttgtattttattataattattttatatcatgtgcaattcaattttctttctcttttagtttaaggataaaattttaacttttattttcgTTACTAAATTATCTACATGAGACATTTATTTTGTATTCCTAATATTTAATTTGTTATCCAATTATTATTTTTCGTTATCTTGTAAAACTTTAATTTTGTGGTCATATCTGTAGTTTGAGCATTTTTTATCATAATTTTAATCTAATCTCAAGTTCAAATCATCTTTCccttctatttctaattttaaatatttttgactttttaattaTTGCTATAACGTTACCTAATATatagtatttcatgttttcatgtGGCCTTCATTAACTTTCCTCATTATTTAGTATCATTATCCATTTATGTCCATTAATGTAATATAGATCAATGTGTGATTTTTAATcttgatataaatatttattttattttaaaataataatcgGAAATtgaagtgtatgtggatgatgtgatatttttaagtattatatagtaaaatttctaatattttgatttagttatttaatattaattaattaagaaataagTTATATGTAGCTTTTTCTGGTTATGCCATATGGTTTAATtagttattagttattagttaatAGTTAATACGTTATATGTGGCTAATTTTAAGGCtgtcacttggcttaaggagGGTTTTTTCCTCTCcctttaataatatatagatttgGACATTATCATCAATCTTATTACTAAGAAGTTTCCCCAAAATATTACCGATTTTCTAATATTATGCTTTTTCGAATTTATTTTTTACTCTCCAATCAAATACTGCAGCACATGTGAATTATTTTATATCTTCATGTAAAGTCCTTGATTTTGTTAATTAAATTGTTGAATCCAAATCTCATGTCTTAGTTAAGCACCTGACCTTTTACTTTTAAGGTTCCGATTTTAAGGCTTTCAGTCTAGCGaacttgatttattttttttcgaaaattttttatTGATTCAGGCATCGATGGACGGGTAGATATGAAGCTCATTTATGGGATAAGAATTGCTGGAATGAATCTCAAAACAAGAAAGGAAGACAAGGTTCATAATCTTGAATCTTTTCCCAccaataaattatttatttctttttaagagttgatgattttaatttttttatgtttttttctttttgaaatggGACTCTCCTGGGGAAATGCAGTTTATCTAGGTAAGTGGCATGGCCAAAATTTCTTGATTTTATTAttcaaaataatataaattatctCCTTTTATTTGGTAAAGGAATAAATGTTGGTTTAAAATATGGTAACTTTTCTATAGGTGCTTATGATGATGAAGGAGCAGCTGCTCATGCTTATGACTTGGCTGCACTTAAATACTGGGGAAGTGAGACCATTCTTAATTTTCCGGTAATTAACTCATCTAATTAATACCCTTTGAAGCATAGTACTGCAGTTTGTCACACACAaatatatttaagaaaataaaaaaataaatgaaggtACGTACTGATATTGATTTATTCTATTAGCTATCAACTTATGAAAAGGAAATCATAGAAATGGAGGGTCAGTCCAGGGAAGAATATATTGGATCTTTGAGAAGGTAAGTTGAATAGTGAATGTTATTTCTCTTTCActagaaattagaagttttttTTCCAGCTTATTTATTTGCATAATTCATTAATTAGCATAATATTGATGAGTTCCAAAATTGCAGGAAGAGCAGTGGATTCTCAAGAGGAGTTTCGAAATATCGTGGAGTTGCAAGGTACCAAATAATTTtgccattttttgtttttgtcactTCTAGTTCAAACTATTGGTGTGTTTGGTacaaaggaaaatgtttttctaaaaaatattttcatggaaaatgagtggttttatcatttatttttgtttgtttggttggtgagtggaaAACTTtctccgaaaaatattttctagtatttcgttagagagtagaaaatatttttttttatgttactCTCTTCACCCTCCTCCTCCAAGTTCCCATGTTTCcttgcacccccccccccccttcccaaAAAAAATACGTCTaattttttcaacaatttaattatttttctaaaaattcacacaaattcaAAGGAACTAATGCGATACTTTACTTTTTTACGCAAAACGACGTTGAAATTTATGATTCGTaactataaagaaaatactttttttttggttgacaaagaaagtactctttctacaacatgaaaataaattaattattttattgaaataaatgaaaatactttttctaaatcatgaaaagaaaatactcattttgttgaaacgaaaaaaaatattttttctacatcatgaaaagaaagtactttttttattaaaatgaaaaaaaaaattatataataaaaaaaatactcgtttgttgaaatgaaaaaatatatatctataacatgaaaagaaagtactattaataatatttttatttaggatGAGGGCGAGAGTGAGTGTGGGTGTTGGATGGGTTGGTGGGGATGGGAATAGGGTGGGTAAGGTtaaaaaagagttttggaaaatattttgtcttctcttgatagggaaaatattttcctccaattggagaaaaatattttccaaaacattaaaccaaatgtaataattaattaagattaATTTAGTGGatacatctttttttctttaggAATTCGTATTTCCTTAATGGGTGTGCGAAAGATAAAATAATCatttattgtggaccggaaggaATAAGTAATTAAAAGTTCACTTTCTTTGATAGTTTATGATTTTAGATGAGTTAATCAGACACTTCAACAAACAAATACATTTACATAATTACAAGTATGCTCTCTTTAGGGATGACCACATAATTCAACAAGTTTCATTATgtattttgaaagagaaatgaGAAACCAAGATAGAAATTCAACTCTAAAAATGCATGTTATATCTGAGTTGCAATTGGAGAGTAAATAATAACGAGCATTAAATTTATTCTTTGTTTTGAAATCTTCACCTCATGTCAATGAACAGACATCATCACAATGGAAGATGGGAAGCACGAATCGGCAGAGTTTTCGGCAATAAGTACCTTTACCTCGGAACATACGGTAAGTATCACTAAAACATttccatataaatatatatatataaaaacacgTATTCCTGATATATAATCATTCTAAAGGATTTAATTACATTCACCAACATTAGTGTTTTCACACTACCATTGTGTtttaagtaacaacaataaactCAGCTTAATTCTACAAGTGGGGAACATAGTAGGTAGTACGTACGCAGATCTTACATTTATCTCATTAAGGTAAAGAGGTTGTTCTCGATAGACGCTCGGCTCAGGAAAAGCATAGTCACAATATAGTTGAAAAGAAATATAGTTATAGGAACGCCATGGGAAAAAAAACAGCAATAAGAAGCAGTAACAACATCACGATAATAAGATAATCAAAGCAAAAGAGATAACCGGTAGTAAACCTAGTTATAGAGAGATCTAAGTGCAAGAAAATTTACGAATAATAATGGTACTACAAGtatgaaaaaagaaaagttcgactacctactaaccttctatcATAATTCTCGACCTTCATACTCTCATATCAAGAGTCATGTACTCGATAAACTACTAACAATGTGTTTTAAGACGATGTTTTAAATGGAAACTGGACTTATTTTCTACGTTCATATAGTTAGTTATCTTTTAGATAACACaagtaaaaattattttatacacTATAAGTACATAGAAGTTAAAATAATTGAGTGATAAAGCACTGAATCATAATTGGCAATGGTGTTAAGAGATTTTCAGAAGTGACTTAACTTAAGTATTAATTAAAGAATTACCAAAAGAGCTGCAACTGCATATTCTCTTAATTGAttattctttttttgtttttcagctACACAAGAAGAGGCTGCAACTGCATATGATATGGCAGCTATTGAATATCGTGGACTGAATGCTGTGACAAATTTTGACCTTAGCCGTTACATCAAATGGCTAAAAcctaacaacaacaataccaTTGATCAACCAAACTCTAATGTTGAAACTAATATTatgtcaactccaaatcatactATTGGATCAACCTTGACTTCGACCAcgacctctgcctctgcctctacggCTCTGCCTTTTCCCCACTTCCAACTTACCTCGAATACTACCATGCCCGATGCCTCGGTATCTCAAACTCGACCACCTTCTGCCACGTCAGCCCTCGGGCTATTGCTCCAATCTACAAAATTCAAGGAAATGATGGAAATGACATTAGCAGCTGAGTGCCCCCCTGAACCTGTTGAGTTTTCTGATCCACCAGCAAGTAATTTCCCTGCGGATATAAAAACTTATTTTGACACTCAagaatttggtaattttggtcATGACCAAGGAGAGGATATGAATATTTTTAATGAGATCAACTCCTTCATGCAGCCACTTTTGCAATTTGATTTTAATGCTTAATTAGTCAAGaaaaattgatatatatatatcagatcaattttcttaaaaatatgtTGCTTATAAGGAGATAATGGGAAATTCTTACATAGGAAGTGTTCATATCAGTATTCCATCCAATTACTGAGAAGAGATTCGCATTTGACTGATAAACACTTCCTATTTAAGTATTTTTCAAATGTTATTTAGGTATTTGTTTAGGAGAGTATGCACTGGCTAATGGGACTATTTTTTGTAGATGGATGAAATAAAAGTTTACATTAACATTTGTTGTTTATTCTCATTTGAATCAAATAAAATAGTAATTTCTTTCTCATGTTTACTTGACTCTTTTGCCCGTCTATGTTCAGAATAATCCATAATTATATAGTGTTCTTAATATATGGCAAGAAATTTGAAAACTTGCACAAATGTAGGTGATATTATTTTTTCCATGACAAACATATAGCTAGTTTGAGATCGAACTGAAACTTTCGAGTCGATATGGTTGTCGAGCTTGAACTTGCCTTGAATCTACTCTGAACATGATTTTGTACGGAAATGATCTCCTACAATTAGTTACaatttgaattgaagaaaataaccCTAGATGTCGTAAATTATAAATGGTCTTTCACTTATATGACATTTTTATTGGAATTAAAGATCAGTAAGAAATAACAGGGGGAATTGGTAAAAAAGCACATGACACTTTAAAGGGTCATTTTTCGAGGAAATGACCTCCCATGACCATTTACAATTTAAATAGAGGAAAATAATCTCATAAAGATCTAAGTTATTTTATTTATCGATCTCATgtgttattttttattaatctatTATGAAAAGGGTCATACAACTAACGTTTGTGTAAGCCATGTGTTATAACTTTTTATTAATCGCatgtgttatttttttattaatatttataatgagccacaaaatcatattttttgtcatttcttctattCAAATTTTAAGTGGTCATAGGAAATCATGTCTTCACAAAGACCTCTTGTGTTTTGCATTATTTTATACCAATCTCATGTGAAAAGGTTCATATAACTAAAAGAATACAACAACATCTCCAGTATAGTCCTACAAGTAGGGTccggagagggtagtgtgtacgcagaccttacccttatttggagaggtagagaagctgtttctgatagaccctcggctctaTATAACTAAAAGAATATTTGTAATTAGTCTTTAAACTGATATTCACCTGATTTGTGATGAAAGGTCTTTCGACCCTCGCATTACTACATGTATATATGAACATTGTTCTTCCCCTTCCAAAGCCATTCTATGTATATATTACGAGTAGGTTACAAAATTGTAAACTTGATCCATTTCTTATTGATAATTTCAAATTTTGATATATGCTTACGATGTTATCTCTTTTTTGTTTTACTAATATATGATTTCCCTTTCTTGAACCTGATATTTGTACATAGCGTATTAAAACATACAGACGTAACTATTACGTTATTCTCTACTTTCGAACAAAAGATTGCCCAAATTAACTTTGTAATAAGTCATATAAGGTGTAATGGATGAAGTAGTTACTTAATTGACAAGAATCAgatagaagaaaagagagaaagagtcAACTAAGTAACGAAAATATAGAGTTGTAGAAGTATAAGGTTTCCTCTCAGGAATAAAAAGttcgtttatttaatttttatttaatatattaATCAAACGTAACCTAATATTAGAGTAGGTACAGTCTATTTGTTTTAACAATATCTTAAATTAAATATAATGCGTAGGGtcctgtttacccgaaaaacggatagagttgaatttgtacgtagttctaagggtatgtgctataacttgacacaaattgTAAGAATGAATAGAAATATCGAGTGTTGACTAtagagaatgaaaaataagcaaagttggaaagaagataatttatggattaagcaagatgaatcaatttatgaaaCTAAAAAGggataactcttcaatataggagtgTATGATATCT
This window encodes:
- the LOC142175468 gene encoding AP2-like ethylene-responsive transcription factor At1g16060 gives rise to the protein MAKLSQQNQRNSSNNISNNANTNITTTNGSVLKVKRTRKTVPRDSPPQRSSIYRGVTRHRWTGRYEAHLWDKNCWNESQNKKGRQVYLGAYDDEGAAAHAYDLAALKYWGSETILNFPLSTYEKEIIEMEGQSREEYIGSLRRKSSGFSRGVSKYRGVARHHHNGRWEARIGRVFGNKYLYLGTYATQEEAATAYDMAAIEYRGLNAVTNFDLSRYIKWLKPNNNNTIDQPNSNVETNIMSTPNHTIGSTLTSTTTSASASTALPFPHFQLTSNTTMPDASVSQTRPPSATSALGLLLQSTKFKEMMEMTLAAECPPEPVEFSDPPASNFPADIKTYFDTQEFGNFGHDQGEDMNIFNEINSFMQPLLQFDFNA